In Dasypus novemcinctus isolate mDasNov1 chromosome 23, mDasNov1.1.hap2, whole genome shotgun sequence, the following proteins share a genomic window:
- the NHERF2 gene encoding Na(+)/H(+) exchange regulatory cofactor NHE-RF2 isoform X1, with product MAGPEAPRPRLCRLVRGEQGYGFHLHGEKGRRGQFIRRVEPGSPAEAAALRAGDRLVEVNGVNVEGETHHQVVQRIKAVEGQTRLLVVDKETDEELRRQQLTCTEEMARRGLPPAHDPWEPKPDWAAAGSLGPDVGGEDGPRPLNELRPRLCHLRKGPQGYGFNLHSDKSRPGQYIRSVDPGSPAAHAGLRPQDRLIEVNGQNVEGLRHAEVVASIKAREDEARLLVVDPETDQHFKRLRVTPTEEHVDGPLPSPVTNGTSPSQLNGGSVCSSRSDLPGSDKDAEDGGAWKRDPFQESGLHLSPTAAEAKEKARATRVNKRAPQMDWNRKREIFSNF from the exons ATGGCCGGGCCCGAGGCGCCGCGGCCGCGCCTGTGCCGCCTGGTGCGCGGCGAGCAGGGCTACGGCTTCCACCTGCACGGCGAGAAGGGCCGCCGCGGGCAGTTCATCCGGCGCGTGGAGCCCGGCTCCCCCGCCGAGGCGGCCGCGCTGCGCGCCGGGGACCGCCTGGTCGAAGTCAACGGCGTCAACGTGGAGGGCGAAACGCACCACCAG gtGGTGCAGAGGATCAAGGCTGTGGAGGGGCAGACGCGGCTGCTGGTGGTGGACAAGGAGACGGACGAGGAGCTGCGCCGGCAGCAGCTCACCTGCACGGAGGAGATGGCCCGGCGGGGGCTGCCGCCCGCCCACGACCCCTGGGAGCCGAAGCCAGACTGGGCAGCGGCAGGCAGCCTCGGCCCCGACGTGGGCGGGGAG GATGGCCCCAGGCCCCTGAACGAGCTGCGCCCCCGCCTCTGCCACCTGCGGAAGGGACCCCAGGGCTACGGGTTCAACCTGCACAGTGACAAGTCCCGGCCTGGCCAGTACATCCGCTCCGTGGACCCGGGCTCGCCTGCTGCCCATGCCGGCCTCCGCCCCCAGGACCGACTCATTGAG GTGAACGGGCAGAATGTGGAGGGGCTGCGGCACGCCGAGGTGGTCGCCAGCATCAAGGCGCGGGAGGACGAGGCCCGGCTGCTCGTGGTGGACCCCGAGACGGACCAGCACTTCAAGCGGCTGCGGGTCACGCCCACCGAGGAGCACGTGGATG GCCCGCTGCCGTCCCCGGTCACCAATGGGACCAGCCCGAGCCAG CTCAACGGAGGCTCTGTGTGCTCCTCCCGAAGTGACCTGCCTGGCTCGGACAAGGACGCAGAG GATGGTGGTGCTTGGAAGCGCGACCCCTTCCAGGAGAGCGGCCTCCACCTGAGCCCCACGGCGGCTGAGGCCAAGGAGAAGGCGCGGGCGACGCGTGTCAACAAGCGGGCCCCGCAGATGGACTGGAACCGCAAGCGTGAGATCTTCAGCAACTTCTGA
- the NTHL1 gene encoding endonuclease III-like protein 1 codes for MLTRSRSRGRGVGLRACAPAAAAEGRESHRPVKQQRTTQRLHVAYEAADREDGEGAQPLTVAGWEPRDWRQQLANIRTMRSEKDAPVDQLGAEHCYDPSAPPKVRRYQVLLSLMLSSQTKDQVTAGAMQRLRARGLSVDSVLQMDDSTLGALIYPVGFWRSKVKYIKQTSAILQQRYGGDIPASVAELVALPGVGPKMAHLAMAVAWGTVSGIAVDTHVHRIANRLRWTKRETKAPEETRSALEEWLPRELWGQINGLLVGFGQQTCLPVRPRCQTCLNRALCPAAHGS; via the exons ATGCTGACCCGCAGCCGCAGCCGCGGGCGGGGGGTCGGGCTGCGGGCGTGTGCGCCGGCGGCGGCTGCAG AAGGCAGGGAAAGCCACAGACCCGTGAAGCAGCAGCGGACGACACAGAGACTGCATGTGGCCTACGAGGCTGCGGACAGGGAGGACGGCGAGGGGGCTCAGCCCCTCACGGTGGCGGGCTGGGAGCCCCGAGACTGGCGGCAGCAGCTGGCGAACATCCGCACGATGAGGAGTGAGAAAGATGCACCTGTGGACCAGCTGGGAGCCGAGCACTGCTACGACCCCAGTGCACCTCCAAAG GTGCGGAGGTACCAGGTGCTGCTCTCACTGATGCTCTCCAGCCAGACCAAAGACCAGGTGACAGCGGGCGCCATGCAGCGGCTGCGGGCCCGGGGCCTGTCGGTGGACAGCGTCCTGCAGATGGACGACAGCACGCTGGGTGCACTCATTTACCCCGTGGGCTTCTGGAGG AGCAAGGTGAAGTACATCAAGCAGACCAGTGCTATCCTGCAGCAGCGCTACGGCGGGGACATCCCGGCCTCCGTGGCAGAGCTGGTGGCGCTGCCGGGCGTCGGGCCCAAGATGGCCCACCTGGCCATGGCCGTGGCCTGGGGCACCGTGTCGGGCATCG CGGTGGACACCCACGTGCACAGGATCGCCAACCGGCTCCGGTGGACCAAGAGGGAGACCAAGGCCCCGGAGGAGACGCGCTCCGCCCTGGAGGAGTGGCTGCCCAG ggAGCTGTGGGGCCAGATCAACGGGCTGCTGGTGGGCTTCGGCCAGCAGACCTGCCTGCCCGTCCGCCCCCGTTGCCAGACCTGCCTCAACCGGGCCCTGTGCCCTGCGGCCCATGGCTCCTGA
- the NHERF2 gene encoding Na(+)/H(+) exchange regulatory cofactor NHE-RF2 isoform X2, with protein sequence MQALRLPACSRHGTGPQTAITAPVPEVVQRIKAVEGQTRLLVVDKETDEELRRQQLTCTEEMARRGLPPAHDPWEPKPDWAAAGSLGPDVGGEDGPRPLNELRPRLCHLRKGPQGYGFNLHSDKSRPGQYIRSVDPGSPAAHAGLRPQDRLIEVNGQNVEGLRHAEVVASIKAREDEARLLVVDPETDQHFKRLRVTPTEEHVDGPLPSPVTNGTSPSQLNGGSVCSSRSDLPGSDKDAEDGGAWKRDPFQESGLHLSPTAAEAKEKARATRVNKRAPQMDWNRKREIFSNF encoded by the exons ATGCAGGCTCTGCGGCTGCCCGCCTGCTCCAGACACGGGACAGGCCCACAGACTGCCATAACCGCACCTGTCCCCGAG gtGGTGCAGAGGATCAAGGCTGTGGAGGGGCAGACGCGGCTGCTGGTGGTGGACAAGGAGACGGACGAGGAGCTGCGCCGGCAGCAGCTCACCTGCACGGAGGAGATGGCCCGGCGGGGGCTGCCGCCCGCCCACGACCCCTGGGAGCCGAAGCCAGACTGGGCAGCGGCAGGCAGCCTCGGCCCCGACGTGGGCGGGGAG GATGGCCCCAGGCCCCTGAACGAGCTGCGCCCCCGCCTCTGCCACCTGCGGAAGGGACCCCAGGGCTACGGGTTCAACCTGCACAGTGACAAGTCCCGGCCTGGCCAGTACATCCGCTCCGTGGACCCGGGCTCGCCTGCTGCCCATGCCGGCCTCCGCCCCCAGGACCGACTCATTGAG GTGAACGGGCAGAATGTGGAGGGGCTGCGGCACGCCGAGGTGGTCGCCAGCATCAAGGCGCGGGAGGACGAGGCCCGGCTGCTCGTGGTGGACCCCGAGACGGACCAGCACTTCAAGCGGCTGCGGGTCACGCCCACCGAGGAGCACGTGGATG GCCCGCTGCCGTCCCCGGTCACCAATGGGACCAGCCCGAGCCAG CTCAACGGAGGCTCTGTGTGCTCCTCCCGAAGTGACCTGCCTGGCTCGGACAAGGACGCAGAG GATGGTGGTGCTTGGAAGCGCGACCCCTTCCAGGAGAGCGGCCTCCACCTGAGCCCCACGGCGGCTGAGGCCAAGGAGAAGGCGCGGGCGACGCGTGTCAACAAGCGGGCCCCGCAGATGGACTGGAACCGCAAGCGTGAGATCTTCAGCAACTTCTGA